From the Quercus lobata isolate SW786 chromosome 6, ValleyOak3.0 Primary Assembly, whole genome shotgun sequence genome, one window contains:
- the LOC115994763 gene encoding uncharacterized protein LOC115994763 isoform X1, with protein sequence MNREQKRRRFNEALVNMLYPQPPPSPPPEEEEEKPVKLLEEEFDVDLTSDDLEKSSCSASDDNDDNESGTQKLTRAQRKRLRKKKLKEDASRRGKMIGPLLPSTKEVGDDDCTGGVRQNAAVNVDAASDESAEQPACANQKKRKHRRMAKRLAKERCKIADVEHCDPK encoded by the exons ATGAATCGTGAACAAAAACGACGGAGATTCAATGAAGCCCTTGTCAACATGCTTTATCCGCAACCTCCACCTTCTCCGCca CCagaagaggaggaggaaaaGCCAGTGAAGCTATTAGAAGAAGAGTTTGATGTGGATCTTACTTCAG ATGATTTGGAAAAGAGTAGTTGCTCTGCAAGTGATGATAATGATGACAACGAGTCTGGGACGCAGAAGCTGACAAGGGCACAGAGGAAGAGGCTTCGCAAGAAGAAGCTCAAGGAGGACGCTTCTCGCCGCGGGAAAATGATTGGGCCGTTGTTACCTTCAACAAAGGAAGTTGGTGATGATGATTGTACAGGTGGTGTTCGACAAAATGCCGCTGTGAATGTTGATGCTGCAAGTGATGAGTCAG CAGAGCAACCAGCTTGTGCTAACCAGAAGAAACGAAAGCACAGAAGGATGGCTAAAAGGCTTGCAAAGGAAAGGTGCAAAATAGCTGATGTGGAGCATTGCGATCCAAAATAA
- the LOC115994763 gene encoding uncharacterized protein LOC115994763 isoform X2, with the protein MNREQKRRRFNEALVNMLYPQPPPSPPPEEEEEKPVKLLEEEFDVDLTSDDLEKSSCSASDDNDDNESGTQKLTRAQRKRLRKKKLKEDASRRGKMIGPLLPSTKEVGDDDCTGGVRQNAAVNVDAASDESEQPACANQKKRKHRRMAKRLAKERCKIADVEHCDPK; encoded by the exons ATGAATCGTGAACAAAAACGACGGAGATTCAATGAAGCCCTTGTCAACATGCTTTATCCGCAACCTCCACCTTCTCCGCca CCagaagaggaggaggaaaaGCCAGTGAAGCTATTAGAAGAAGAGTTTGATGTGGATCTTACTTCAG ATGATTTGGAAAAGAGTAGTTGCTCTGCAAGTGATGATAATGATGACAACGAGTCTGGGACGCAGAAGCTGACAAGGGCACAGAGGAAGAGGCTTCGCAAGAAGAAGCTCAAGGAGGACGCTTCTCGCCGCGGGAAAATGATTGGGCCGTTGTTACCTTCAACAAAGGAAGTTGGTGATGATGATTGTACAGGTGGTGTTCGACAAAATGCCGCTGTGAATGTTGATGCTGCAAGTGATGAGTCAG AGCAACCAGCTTGTGCTAACCAGAAGAAACGAAAGCACAGAAGGATGGCTAAAAGGCTTGCAAAGGAAAGGTGCAAAATAGCTGATGTGGAGCATTGCGATCCAAAATAA